Proteins encoded by one window of Elaeis guineensis isolate ETL-2024a chromosome 12, EG11, whole genome shotgun sequence:
- the LOC140852838 gene encoding uncharacterized protein translates to MDTIQHESQPWILVVVHNFELEEEDQRSGTGELKFDMGFLGKRLSGVDAYAKFYQNKSGEFVTEEARQRHEKMLELREQATREVGSDGDTGSQQVCLMTDDTILDTVLGRQLGSGHSMWSKKSRSSSSGRSDDASVPEAVRTSMSMMQDQISYWMNRSQMLERIVAAVAGWLGIDASELAPLQSHDAASAPPSRHVSGQGSTSGGGNEANESDHT, encoded by the exons ATGGATACCATCCAACATGAAAGTCAGCCTTGG ATTTTAGTTGTTGTCCATAATTTTGAGTTGGAGGAAGAAGACCAAAGGAGTGGTACTGGTGAACTAAAATTCGATATGGGATTTTTGGGAAAA agactatccggagtcgacgcctatgctaaattctatcaaaacaagagtggcgagttcgtgaccgaggaggcgaggcagcgtcat gaaaaaatgttagaattgagagagcaggcgacgagggaggtgggatctgatggtgatactggatcgcagcaggtttgtttgatgacagatgatacgattttggataccgtcctcgggcggcagctaggatctggtcatagcatgtggtccaaaaaatcacgcagttcgtcatccggccggtctgatgatgcatcggtgccagaggcagttaggacatccatgagcatgatgcaagatcagattagttactggatgaatcgtagtcagatgctcgagaggatcgtagctgcggtggcgggatggctcggtattgatgcttctgagttagcacctctacagtcacatgatgccgcctctgcaccaccatcgcgacacgtatcgggtcagggatcgacgtctggaggagggaacgaggccaatgagtcagatcatacttag
- the LOC140852839 gene encoding 3-isopropylmalate dehydratase small subunit 1-like, with protein MAAGDRPMTGEILLSLPATILSLSSTFNLRFPSRPSFPKCPSFSRSPPEPLLSTAPRAAVTPSSPSPTTFHGPCYVIGDNIDTDQIIPAEHLTLVPSKPDEYQKLGSLALCGLPSSAYPVPFVLSGAASTPFPIVIAGANFGCGSSREHAPVALGAAGVRAIVAEYYARIFFRNSVSTGEMFPLESEETVIWKECTTGDIVTVDLDERWLTNHTTGKEYRLKPIGDAGPVIEAGGIFAYARKTGMIASASTA; from the exons ATGGCCGCCGGTGATaggccaatgaccggagaaatcc tcctctccctccccgccaccatcctctccctctcctccaccTTCAATCTCCGATTCCCAAGCCGCCCCTCCTTCCCGAAATGCCCCTCCTTTTCCCGATCTCCCCCCGAGCCCCTCCTCTCCACCGCTCCCCGCGCTGCCGTCACCCCCTCGTCCCCCTCGCCAACGACCTTCCACGGCCCCTGCTACGTCATCGGTGACAACATCGACACCGACCAGATTATCCCAGCGGAGCACCTAACCCTCGTCCCCTCCAAGCCGGACGAGTACCAAAAGCTCGGCTCTCTCGCCCTCTGTGGCCTCCCCTCCTCCGCCTACCCAGTCCCCTTCGTTCTCTCCGGCGCCGCTTCCACCCCCTTCCCGATCGTCATCGCCGGCGCCAACTTCGGCTGCGGCTCCTCCCGCGAGCACGCCCCCGTCGCTCTCGGGGCCGCCGGTGTCCGGGCCATCGTCGCGGAGTACTATGCCCGGATTTTTTTCCGGAACTCCGTCTCCACCGGCGAGATGTTCCCTTTGGAGTCCGAGGAGACGGTTATATGGAAGGAATGCACAACAGGGGATATCGTGACCGTAGATCTCGACGAGCGCTGGCTGACCAACCACACCACGGGGAAGGAGTACCGGTTGAAGCCGATCGGAGATGCGGGGCCGGTGATTGAGGCTGGGGGAATCTTCGCCTATGCGAGGAAGACCGGGATGATCGCTTCAGCATCGACGGCTTAG
- the LOC140852876 gene encoding uncharacterized protein, which produces MSFKKGHDELTLEVTVLSADSLKNPSSFLLPRRLRPFVTLSTTSSAHHHQPLYRTRVDEVGDRNPTWHDTIRVPVGASFLRVAGTGGGRLEDEEEEEDNAAVHVTVLSKCLVGGPTRLGFCRIRPSDVLDGLWPPAMQRRLSYALRSCSHGGRGHGVVHVAVRLLGPLVNLPAPPAPPPRAKAPPQNGWGRVAVGIPVAAPSAAFRVAEWGRKGGGI; this is translated from the coding sequence ATGTCCTTCAAGAAGGGCCACGATGAGCTCACCCTCGAGGTCACCGTTCTCTCCGCCGACTCCCTCAAGAACCCTTCCTCCTTCCTCTTACCCCGCCGCCTCCGCCCCTTCGTCACTCTCTCCACCACCAGCTCCGCCCACCACCACCAGCCTCTGTACCGCACCCGCGTCGACGAAGTAGGCGACAGGAACCCCACGTGGCACGACACCATCCGCGTCCCCGTAGGCGCCTCCTTCCTCCGCGTTGCCGGCACCGGCGGCGGCCGGCTAgaggacgaggaggaggaggaggacaacGCCGCGGTCCACGTCACCGTGCTGTCGAAATGCCTCGTCGGGGGACCCACCCGTTTGGGATTTTGCCGGATCCGCCCCTCCGACGTCCTTGATGGACTCTGGCCTCCGGCCATGCAGCGGCGCCTCAGCTACGCCCTCCGCTCCTGCAGCCACGGCGGCCGCGGCCACGGCGTCGTCCACGTTGCTGTCCGCCTCCTCGGCCCCCTCGTGAACCTCCCGGCTCCACCGGCGCCACCGCCACGGGCGAAGGCTCCGCCGCAGAACGGGTGGGGGCGGGTGGCGGTCGGGATCCCGGTGGCGGCTCCTTCGGCGGCGTTCCGCGTCGCGGAGTGGGGCCGGAAGGGAGGGGGGATTTAG